From Candidatus Neomarinimicrobiota bacterium:
GAATGCGGAGAAAAAATAGAAACAATGTTATTAACCGGGGTACTTTTTTAAATCCCGATAGAAATTCTCGTGCGATCCAATCATAATCAATGTTCGCGTTTCCGGGTCATATGTATTGGCTAATAAAAACAAGTCTGTTTTTATTTTAAATTTGTGAACAAACACTTCTGATAAAGCACCATGTTTTCTATTCCCAATCGTCGGATCAATCACAATGGCCTTTATCTCCCGATCGAGTTCTTTTTTGTGATGTTTAAAAAGTTTTTTTGACTGCCGTTTGAATAAAGGCGTCTGAAAGACTTTAATCTTCGGATTCGCCAAAATGATATTCTTCCAGTTCTCCATTTTGTGCTTGAGCAAGACCCAGCATAATATTTCTGATCATTTCATAGGTTAAGTCTGGATTCTCTACAGCGATTTGACCAATCTTTGCCCAATATTCCACTTGCTTAGGCACGGACCGATGTTCAACCTCGGCCACTGTCCGTGCAGCGGCTACCAGATCTTTATTTAGTTTTAATGCTATTTGACTCATAATAATACTCTTTTTAGTTCCCTTATATTAACAACTATAGGTTGTTATATGCAACCTTATACAACCTTTTACCCCTTAATCGCTGTCACAAAATTATCCGGTGTTAAAATAGCAATTTCACTTTTTTTAAAATCTTTTATATTCCTTGTTATTATTGCATCAATTTTACCTTAAGTTATACTTGTTCCCAATATGGGAACTTTTGTAATTTTATAACACTCAAATAATGAGAATTATAGCAATAAAAACATTAAAAGAATTTTGGAAAGAATATCATGACGCTGAGGATTCCCTTAGAGCATGGTATTCAGAAGTAAAAGCGGCAAAATGGAAGACACCAAATGATATTAAAGAGAAATATAGATCGGTCAGTATTATGGCAAATAACAGGGCGGTGTTTAATATTGCAGGGAATAAATACAGATTAATTGTTGCAATTAAATATGAATTCCAAATTGTATATATACGATTTATTGGGACTCATAAACAGTATGATAAAATAAATGCGAAAGAGATTTAGAGATGCCAATTAAACCCATTAAAAATGAAAAAGATTATGAATCAGCATTGCGTCAAGTCGATGAACTGTGGGATTCCAAAATGGGATCTCCCGAAGGAGATATCCTTGAAGTTTTGACAATACTGATTGAAAATTATGAAAAAGAAAATTATAATATATTGCCCCCAAGTCCAATAGATGCAATTGTGTTTCGAATGGAACAACTTGGAATGAAGCAAAAAGATTTAGGTGTTTTAATCGGTGGTCCTAATAGAGCATCAGAATTGTTACATGGGAAAAGAAAATTGACAGTAAAAATGATAAATACGCTGTGTGAAAAATTAAATATACCAGCTGAGTCATTACTGGGATAATATTGAAAATAGTTTAAAAAATGTATAAACGCATAGCTATGTGTCTTTATACAAAATATTTAACTTTGCGTCCCGATAAATGGGGACGCAAGAATTTAATTACTTCCGCCCCAACTTCACCGCCGTACCATAAACCAACAATTCAGCCGTTCCTGATAAAATCATAGATGTTTGAAAGCGGACACCCACCACTGCATCAGCACCAAGTTCTTTCGCTTTATCCTTCATCCGCATAAGGGACTGCTCACGGGATTCAGCTAACATTCCTGTGTATTCTTTAATTTCACCGCCGATAATGGTGCGCAGCCCGGCCATTATATCCTGCCCAACATGACGGGCACGAATCGTATTTCCGATTACCGTTCCCAGATGTTCTGTGATATAATATCCCGCAACTGTTTCGGTTGTGGCCACGATCATTTGTCGATTCCTCGGAATGGTTCATCTTTGGCATCATCACGATTTTCTTTAATAAACCGTAATGCCAAAACAACTCCTCCGGCTAAAAGTAAAACAGTTCCCAGCCCAAGGAGGAAATCGCTGAGGATGAAACCGATAATTGCATTAATAAATTTGAGCGCCAGGATTACTGCGCCTGCAATGATTAAATACATTCCGATTTGTTTGGTTTCCATAATCACTCCCAATTTCTTATTTATAATCAGTCAATATTACATATAGAAAATTGTTCCAAAAAGACAATCCTTTCCCATGAAAAAGTGAATTAAATTCCTATCCTAATGCCTGAAACAGATTATTCAGTTCGATCTTTCAAGGGTGGGTATGACGATAACCTCACTTACCTTGTTACCTGCATCCGTACGGGAAACCAATTTCTGGTGGATGCATCCGTGCCCCTAAAACAAATACTGCCCTTTGTGAGCAAAAAAGGCTTAATCGTCCTATTTATCACTCACAGTCATGGCGACCATATTGCATATGTGGATGAATATGTGGACGCCTTTCCCAACCTTGTAACCATGATTTATAAAGATTCGGAAGACAAGGTTAAGTCCACTCTGAAACGTCCAGTGAAGCATGGAGATATTGTAACAGTTGGACAACTGAGTTTAGAGGTGCTTCATACGCCGGGCCATTATCCCGATTCAGTCTGTTATTTATTGGATGAAATTCTATTCACCGGTGATACTCTTTTTGTAGGTCGTACCGGTAGAACTGTCAGTAGCGGCAGTGATACACGCCAGTTATATCGATCGGTTTATGATAAAATTTTGGATTTACCGAAAAACACGATTATTTATCCCGGGCACGATTATGGCCCTAAAATGACCATTTCTATTGATGAGAATATTGCCATCAGTCCACTGCTCAAGGCTGAAGATGAAGATGATTTTGTACAGCGCATGGCGGAATATGAAGATGAGCGCACTTTTGGATCTTAACCCACGGAGGAAATGATGAAACGATATATTACAGGCCTAATCACAGGCGGTTTACTTACTGCCGCTTTATTCACGTTAATTGGGGCGACCCAAGCCCAGGATGACAGCTTGGTGACCATTATGGAAGAACTAGATACTTATGTCCAGGATCAACTTGGCAAGGATAAATCGGCTGGACGTTTCCAGCTTCAATCCTTTCAAATTGAACGGACCCACTGGCATTACATGCTGGATACTGCCACAGGAGAGCTGTATCGCCTGGAGCCCAGTCGCAGCCCGGGAAATGCCAAATGGGTTTTGACGGCAGAATCCAACTTCAATAATAACTGATGAAAAATCTGAATATTAGAAAATGGCTTTTTATTGCAACCCTGAGTATACTTCTAACATCCTGTGACAGGGATAACAAATGCAACAATTGCGGAGATGTTTTTGGTGGGTTTATTTTTATGAAAGTGACTGCTAGCGATATAGCCAAATATGAAGGATTAGCACAGTTGAATGGTATAGATGTTGGCGTTTGCATTCGGGCTTACATCCTTGAAGAAGAACTGAATTTAAATACCGTATCTATAGCTGATGATTGTTGTTGTGAATACTAAATTAATTACACACACATTCTCAACTTCGGAACAACCGACCAAAGCTATCATATTTATCCATGGTTGGACAGGAAATGAGCATGTCTTTGAACCTGTGGCAAAGAGGATGCAGATTGAGAAGGTGAAGTGGTTCTTCCCAAGGGCACCATACGAGTCGGATACAGGAAAGGGATTTACATGGTTCAGCGGTAGTGATGAAAAAGGATGGGACCTAGAAAAAACTTGGATCGGCATGCAGCAACTTTTGACTGATGTTCAATCTGAAGGTTTTTCACCGAAAAATATATTTCTTATGGGCTTTTCTCAAGGTGCCAGTCTTTCAATGGAAATTGCCCTACGTTTACCTTTCGCTCTTGGTGGAATAATTCCCATTGCCGGTTTTATCAAATTCATAGATATTTTAAAAACTGATGCAACTGAACAAAGTAAAGGTACGCCCGTCTTACTTCTCCATGGAAACCGTGATGAAATAATACCATCTAAAGCTAGCGAAAAAGCATTTGATTTTTTTGAAAAGCGCGGCAACCCTGTCCATTTGGAGATCTATAATGCAGGCCATAAAATATCCATGAAAACTGCTCCATTGATTCAAAATTTTATTTCAGGTTCATTAAAGAAGTTCAGTTAAGTTTGGAGCGAATAAAAACAAATTAACCGTGGTGGTTACAATATCAAAGTTTAGGGTATTGTATTTTAAAAAAAGTTGCAGCCAATCATTTTCTTTTTCTATACTTAAAATAACTCCGCCCAAGCGATCCGCTTAAAACCATTGCACCGCCTACAAAAGTCCACGGCCCAATCGTTTCTCCTACGAACAGAAATACCCATATTGGATTTAATACAGGTTCAATCATGCCAATTAAAATGGCATCAATTGCCGGTAAATGTTTTAGGACCAACGTATATAATACATAAGGTATTCCCAGTTGAAATACTCCAAGAAGAGCCAATATCAACCAATCGGAAATCTGTGTATGGGGAATTGCTTTGACTATAAATGGTGTACAAATAAGGGCTGTCACCAAATTCCCCAACAATACAATTTCGAAGGCGGATGATTCCTTTTGTTTGCGGACAATTACTGTAACAAGAGCTAAACAAACGCCCGCCCCCAAGGCCATAATGTTTCCCCAAAATCCGTAGAAGGACAATTCATCCATGAAAAACAATCCCATGCCAAAAAAAATGATAGCCATGGCAAAAATATCAAACTTTGTTACCCGCTCATTCAACATATAATAACCAAAGATGACCACATAAATCGGTGCCGTAAATTCTAGAAAAATCGCATTGGCGGCAGTGGTAAGCTTCATCGATGCCACATACAACATGACCATCCCGCAGTAAGCCAAAGCGCCAATAATGGTTTCCTTATCACGATTAAACTTGGGGCGACGGATATAAATTAGAAAAACAATGGCAGCAACTAAACTTCGGGCGCCGGTAATGGCCACAGGATGCATATCCACAAGTTTGATGAAAACGCCACCAGAACTCCATAGGATTGCCGCCAGAATTAGTATCAAATGGGCGGTAGAAGATTTCAAAAAATTATTGCGTTAAACTTTTTCTTTCATGGATAAAGTTATGGTGAATTTAGCCACTGGCTCATTGCCAAATTTATCCGGAACCGTGGCAATCACCGAAACGGGAAGATTTACACGTTCTCCTGATTGAATCGTTTGTTCCACGGCAGATTCAATCGCTTTTCCTTCATTACAAATGAAATGAACATTTCCTTCGGAGCGCTTATAAAAATCACATTTTAAATCTTTAAAAATAAGAATCACATTGCGCTTCGATTCCCGGATCTTTAACATGGCTGTAAATCCTGTTACCATATCAACACCAACCACCATGGCCCCAATATACATTGATCTAACATGGTTTCTTGTTCGTCTATCCAAGGGCATAAAAAGCGTTACTCCATCCTCTGTTATATTAAAAATTTTCGGACGGCAATAATGGATCAGTCTTACTTTAGTCCATGAAAAATACCATAGATAAAGATTATACTTAAATTGTTCCATCCTTGTTAAAGCCATAATTACTCTGCTTCCCTTTGGGCTCTGATCTTTTTGTTAAGTTCAATCACTTTTTTATTACCCTCGTACCAAGGTGGGAGATTCTCCCAATCGGGAATACCATCATCAATCAAGGTTGAAGTGCTACCTTTCCGAGGAAATCCTTCTACTGGTAAGCCGCCCAAGATTAAACACACCAATTCAGATTCATCATCAGCTTTGAGACAGCGCCGTGCAATTGCATCCACTTTAACAATGTCACCGGGAACTAAGGCAATGTTTTCACCATCGATGTAAATGATACCTTTCCCACCCAAAACTACATACACTTCTTCTTGTTTTTCGTGCTGATGAATAAATGTATATCCTCTACCCGCAGGAATTCGAGCAAAGCCCATAGCTACTCCTTTCAGGTCTAAATCATCCCTTAAAAGATTTAACCAAGGGTCCAGATTCTCAAAATCATAATTGTTCTTTTTGTAATTCATACATTTGTTCCCTTTCTGTTTATTCAGATTTAAAATATTGATTCATGACCCAAGTGATAGACCAATTATGTCCCAGTCGTTTACCGTTGGAAAAAGTTGGTGGAAGCTGAACCACTTTACTTCCCCTAATCTCTATCCGTTGAGGATTCACATCCATATTTTTAAAAGCACCATCCTGTTTATGGTCCGTCCGCCATTGAATCAGATTATTGGTTAATGTCAAATTATCGAAACGAGGATAATCCGGACAGTTTGTTTCCAATCGAGTATGCCCCGCCAAGGGCGCCGCCAATGAATGTATATCCATCGTTACTCTAAATCCATCATCCGCCAAATTTGTAACGATGACTCCGCCATAACTGTGGCCAAACAAATTGATATGTTTGATTTTCTTATTTGTTAAAATGAGTGAATCAATGGCTACCTTGAGTTTCTCGCTGGCGGTGTCGGGACAATTATTCCAGTCCCAACGATAGTAAAAAGTTTGTTGAGCGGATTCAGCCATTTTCCGCAGGGCATAGACCCATTCATAGCCGTTTGAGCCATAACCATGGACGGCAATATAAATAGTGTCATATTTTGCATTTTCAATCTGTACACGATGCAATCCCATGGGTTTTGACTGGAGCGTTTTTCCTGTACTTTTCAATTCCTCACCCATCTGGAGGCCATTATAAGGTATTCCTTCTACGGTATTCTGAGCCCATCCTAGTGAAAGGAATAAAACGAGTAAAAAATATGTGATCGGTTTCATCATGTGGTTTCGGATTGAAAATTCAAATAGAATTTACATTCCATTGGGATCCACGTTAGAAATTATATTCGAAAAATACTGTTAGAAAATTGCCGCCGCCCTGGGTGCGGTTAAACAATTCTAATGATTTGTAAATTCCTGATCGATGTGAATCGGCAATACCAACCGTTAATTGATTCAACTCCGGTCGGCCAATTATATCACCTACGTTCATATCGAAACCGACATTAATATAATTCATCAATTGAGATTGGCGGTCACTCAAACGTGTTGTTTCACGTCCTTCAACATAAGGCACTAACTCTGACCAGGATAACCCTTCCCCAATAAACCATCGAATGGGAAATCCTTTATAATTGGTATTATAATGGGCTGTAAAAAATAGATTGTACTGATTGTGGTTTGGTTGAAACCCATTCTCATTATGGCGGATATATCCGAGACGAATACTCCAGTCTATGGGGTATTCTTTCCAATTTTGGTGAAAAACTCTGCTTAGGTCAATTCCACGAATACCGGTATGATGGTATTCTCGACGAAAATCTCCGTAGGTAAGAATGGCCATAAGTGGCCGGCGTGCTGCATACCCGCCATAAATACGGACAGCCCATGGATTGTTAGACTGGGCATTAATATTATAAAGTTGGGAATTATTTTCCCAAGAAGGGGATAAAAGCGATAAAGATGTAATAACCCATAAAATCATGATATATAGAATTTAGGGGTAATTGAATAAAAAGTGAAATGAATCAGAAACGGTTTGGATTTAACATGGTTGTGTCAAATCCCAAGTCTTCTCCTTTTACAATTTTATCTACTAGATGGCCGGTGATTAGCGATAGGCTGATCCCCAACATTGCATGGCCGGTCGCTGCTATCAAATTTGGATATTGGGTGAAAGGGCCAATGTAAGGCAAACCATCGGCGGAGAGGGGGCGCAACCCAACCCACGGTTCCAATTTTTCAGTCCATGATAATTCGTATTCCGGATAATAATTTTTAACTGCTTTTAACATGGCTTTCATTTTTCGATTGTTTATTTTTTGGTCCGAATCTGTTATAGTCATTGTGCCTCCAAATCGCCAGCTGGACCCTATGGGTGTTGAAGCAATTCTTGCTTCAATCAAAATGGCAGGAAGTATCGGTTTTTTACGGGGCGATTCCATAGTTACGCTGTAACCTTTCCCCGCCATCATTGGCATTTTCAAATTAATTGATTTAATTAGCTTAGATGACATTGACCCTGCAGCTAAAACAAAATGATTTCCTTCCCATTTCCCTTGAGAGGTATTAACTGATACAATTTTACCCTTATCTTGCACAAAGGAAGCGACGGATGTATTGTGGTGAAATTCCACACCCTTTTCTTTAAGATTTTTTTGTATCACCTCCAGAAATTTTACTGGGTTGATGTGGCAATCGAGAGGGTAATGAACACCACCTGAGACTGTTGTTTTCATTCCAGATTCAACAGATTTTACACCTTTGGAATCCATATCTACTGCCACCATATCTAATTCCCGGGCCATGGCAGATACGGCAAATTCTTCCTCTAAAGCTTTCTCACCAGCACATAACATGAGGATGCCATTTAATTCCAATCCAAAATTCATTTCTTGCCCCAATTCTAAATAAAGTGAACGACTGGCCAAACCCAATTCTCGGAAAATTCGCGCCCCTTTTTTTACATGATTAAGGTTTGCTGCCTTTCGGAATTTCCATAGCCATGATAACATTTCTATAGATGGTTTAAATTCAATGGAAAAAGGGCTTTCCGGATCAAGAAGCCATTTGATACCCTGTTTAATAACCCCTGGCGCAGCCAATGGAACGATGTGACTGGGGACAATCATTCCAGCATTTCCCCAGGAACAGGATGATTTTTTATCTGGAGATCCACTATCTAAAACAGTAACGCTATAACCGGAACGATTGAGGTAATAGGCACATGATAATCCC
This genomic window contains:
- a CDS encoding type II toxin-antitoxin system RelE/ParE family toxin, which produces MENWKNIILANPKIKVFQTPLFKRQSKKLFKHHKKELDREIKAIVIDPTIGNRKHGALSEVFVHKFKIKTDLFLLANTYDPETRTLIMIGSHENFYRDLKKYPG
- a CDS encoding type II toxin-antitoxin system HigB family toxin, whose protein sequence is MRIIAIKTLKEFWKEYHDAEDSLRAWYSEVKAAKWKTPNDIKEKYRSVSIMANNRAVFNIAGNKYRLIVAIKYEFQIVYIRFIGTHKQYDKINAKEI
- a CDS encoding transcriptional regulator, yielding MPIKPIKNEKDYESALRQVDELWDSKMGSPEGDILEVLTILIENYEKENYNILPPSPIDAIVFRMEQLGMKQKDLGVLIGGPNRASELLHGKRKLTVKMINTLCEKLNIPAESLLG
- a CDS encoding YbjQ family protein, which translates into the protein MIVATTETVAGYYITEHLGTVIGNTIRARHVGQDIMAGLRTIIGGEIKEYTGMLAESREQSLMRMKDKAKELGADAVVGVRFQTSMILSGTAELLVYGTAVKLGRK
- a CDS encoding MBL fold metallo-hydrolase; translated protein: MPETDYSVRSFKGGYDDNLTYLVTCIRTGNQFLVDASVPLKQILPFVSKKGLIVLFITHSHGDHIAYVDEYVDAFPNLVTMIYKDSEDKVKSTLKRPVKHGDIVTVGQLSLEVLHTPGHYPDSVCYLLDEILFTGDTLFVGRTGRTVSSGSDTRQLYRSVYDKILDLPKNTIIYPGHDYGPKMTISIDENIAISPLLKAEDEDDFVQRMAEYEDERTFGS
- a CDS encoding EamA family transporter: MKSSTAHLILILAAILWSSGGVFIKLVDMHPVAITGARSLVAAIVFLIYIRRPKFNRDKETIIGALAYCGMVMLYVASMKLTTAANAIFLEFTAPIYVVIFGYYMLNERVTKFDIFAMAIIFFGMGLFFMDELSFYGFWGNIMALGAGVCLALVTVIVRKQKESSAFEIVLLGNLVTALICTPFIVKAIPHTQISDWLILALLGVFQLGIPYVLYTLVLKHLPAIDAILIGMIEPVLNPIWVFLFVGETIGPWTFVGGAMVLSGSLGRSYFKYRKRK
- a CDS encoding DUF4442 domain-containing protein, translated to MALTRMEQFKYNLYLWYFSWTKVRLIHYCRPKIFNITEDGVTLFMPLDRRTRNHVRSMYIGAMVVGVDMVTGFTAMLKIRESKRNVILIFKDLKCDFYKRSEGNVHFICNEGKAIESAVEQTIQSGERVNLPVSVIATVPDKFGNEPVAKFTITLSMKEKV
- a CDS encoding cupin domain-containing protein: MNYKKNNYDFENLDPWLNLLRDDLDLKGVAMGFARIPAGRGYTFIHQHEKQEEVYVVLGGKGIIYIDGENIALVPGDIVKVDAIARRCLKADDESELVCLILGGLPVEGFPRKGSTSTLIDDGIPDWENLPPWYEGNKKVIELNKKIRAQREAE
- a CDS encoding alpha/beta hydrolase, with product MMKPITYFLLVLFLSLGWAQNTVEGIPYNGLQMGEELKSTGKTLQSKPMGLHRVQIENAKYDTIYIAVHGYGSNGYEWVYALRKMAESAQQTFYYRWDWNNCPDTASEKLKVAIDSLILTNKKIKHINLFGHSYGGVIVTNLADDGFRVTMDIHSLAAPLAGHTRLETNCPDYPRFDNLTLTNNLIQWRTDHKQDGAFKNMDVNPQRIEIRGSKVVQLPPTFSNGKRLGHNWSITWVMNQYFKSE
- a CDS encoding FAD-dependent oxidoreductase, which codes for MSTKSDVIIIGGGAVGLSCAYYLNRSGYSVTVLDSGSPDKKSSCSWGNAGMIVPSHIVPLAAPGVIKQGIKWLLDPESPFSIEFKPSIEMLSWLWKFRKAANLNHVKKGARIFRELGLASRSLYLELGQEMNFGLELNGILMLCAGEKALEEEFAVSAMARELDMVAVDMDSKGVKSVESGMKTTVSGGVHYPLDCHINPVKFLEVIQKNLKEKGVEFHHNTSVASFVQDKGKIVSVNTSQGKWEGNHFVLAAGSMSSKLIKSINLKMPMMAGKGYSVTMESPRKKPILPAILIEARIASTPIGSSWRFGGTMTITDSDQKINNRKMKAMLKAVKNYYPEYELSWTEKLEPWVGLRPLSADGLPYIGPFTQYPNLIAATGHAMLGISLSLITGHLVDKIVKGEDLGFDTTMLNPNRF